In Fusarium fujikuroi IMI 58289 draft genome, chromosome FFUJ_chr08, one genomic interval encodes:
- a CDS encoding related to C6 zink-finger protein PRO1A translates to MAQREQQPAASDGTRSRKGCLTCRIRKKKCDEELPACSACRSRDLACYGFNMPLPPWITNKASWKDVLESNEARALRTVAELRYRVSRKLGSRVTASGTAGLLPSDSGSNNLQHGSHHFPIAYGTLSGAFHCDIFSTPSIILLTNGVNIWQRQPDTIWWDSRMQSLQPGPESSSREETRLLMLFLDVIHPITHTFCRLESSSERNWMLNRLINRDGLFSSALSVSACFEHSLTQKASVDEIGLSPKVSRLQSRSISMLRKEVERFSLMAPLPVEDFVWAGIHLVDIIAHLEALEIFSMLQGQWEIHHQAARKVLDHIETSVPLENHSGAIRSQDFMGCQSQVFAIVTRIARLEQLQLMHQDFAGPELQRQYRGLEQKLDYVCQILQEDIESIAGETSILHLDAAKISLIWAYGARVLLQVVIAPIMPEQSGIDQTFVNRCLEEMEALPTRLVMRSAWPYTIAGCMAMSESQHHRFRQILNQVLQEAQAPGITWKGLIVMEECWRLRRMHPNQVFGWREAMESLGARVILT, encoded by the exons ATGGCGCAGAGGGAGCAGCAACCAGCGGCCTCAGACGGAACGCGCAGTCGCAAGGGATGTCTCACCTGCAGAATTCGCAAGAAGAAGTGCGATGAGGAGCTACCCGCATGCAGTGCCTGCAGGTCAAGAGACCTGGCATGCTACGGGTTCAACATGCCGCTACCGCCTTGGATCACCAACAAGGCCTCATGGAAAGATGTCCTAGAGTCCAATGAAGCGAGAGCTCTACGGACTGTCGCGGAGCTGCGGTACAGGGTCTCGAGAAAGCTGGGTTCCAGAGTCACAGCTTCTGGCACGGCTGGACTCTTGCCATCGGACTCAGGGAGCAACAACCTCCAGCATGGGTCTCATCACTTCCCAATAGCCTATGGGACTTTATCGGGCGCATTCCATTGCGATATCTTCTCAACCCCGTCCATTATTCTGTTGACAAATGGTGTCAATATTTGGCAGCGACAACCCGATACCATATGGTGGGACAGCAGGATGCAAAGTCTACAGCCCGGACCTGAAAGTTCTTCACGAGAAGAAACAAGATTGCTCATGTTGTTTCTCGATGTCATACATCCAATCACGCATACATTCTGTAGGTTGGAAAGCAGCAGTGAACGCAACTGGATGCTTAATCGGCTCATCAACCGAGACGGCTTATTTAGCTCAGCTCTCAGTGTCAGCGCCTGCTTCGAGCACTCGTTGACTCAAAAGGCtagtgttgatgagattgggCTGTCGCCAAAAGTGAGCAGGTTACAGAGCCGGTCTATTTCGATGCTTCGGAAAGAGGTCGAGCGCTTTTCCCTCATGGCGCCGTTGCCAGTGGAAGATTTCGTTTGGGCTGGGATCCACCTTGTTGATATTATCGCCCATTTGGAGGCGCTCGAGATTTTCAGTATGCTTCAGGGCCAGTGGGAGATCCATCACCAGGCTGCGAGAAAAGTACTAGATCATATTGAGACTTCTGTTCCACTTGAGAACC ATTCTGGTGCAATCAGGTCACAGGACTTTATGGGTTGTCAAAGCCAAGTCTTTGCCATTGTCACCAGAATTGCAAGACTTGAGCAACTCCAGCTGATGCATCAAGACTTTGCAGGACCGGAACTACAACGGCAATACAGAGGACTTGAACAAAAACTCGATTATGTCTGCCagattcttcaagaagatatTGAGAGCATCGCCGGTGAAACTTCAATTCTACATCTCGACGCTGCAAAGATTAGTCTCATATGGGCGTATGGTGCCAGAGTCCTGTTGCAAGTTGTAATTGCTCCGATTATGCCTGAGCAAAGTGGTATCGACCAAACCTTCGTCAACAGGTGCCTTGAGGAGATGGAAGCTCTCCCTACACGTCTTGTGATGCGGTCAGCTTGGCCGTATACTATCGCCGGTTGTATGGCCATGAGCGAGTCACAACATCACCGGTTTCGTCAAATCCTCAATCAGGTGCTGCAAGAAGCGCAGGCCCCTGGCATAACATGGAAAGGCCTTATTGTCATGGAGGAGTGTTGGAGACTTCGAAGAATGCACCCTAATCAAGTCTTTGGGTGGAGAGAAGCCATGGAGAGTCTTGGTGCCAGGGTGATTTTGACATAG
- a CDS encoding related to lysophospholipase L1 and related esterases encodes MESPSKWVTAWAPTPQPTEEVDMPPHPFTQRGVAFQNTTIRQTLRVTAGGDYVRIRLSNQFGFETLHISRAVIAVPRPYNSVAPSGSPSIFKDTAQQVLFDGEQPALVPGGSHVVSDSLKFPIKAGQILSITIFLKNGQNSQQITSHPGSRTDSWLCYGDQSMASELSGPDLQASTHWYFLSGVEIRVDAAHHGTLVLLGDSITDGRCSTDNANNRWPDLLFDRMQQHPFAQNMSIINQAVGGGRILRDGKGPSLLSRLDRDTIAQPGRRYILVFHGVNDLGTADSDPVSLQEVTKALMKAYRQIVSRCHAHGLHVLGATIGPMGGNEPYGTCELRERARQELNDWIRKSCVFDALVDFDYVLRSTKDNSRLKEEYDSGDHLHPNIVAFEAMAGAFPLDVFKQFES; translated from the exons ATGGAGTCTCCGTCTAAATGGGTGACGGCCTGGGCACCAACGCCTCAGCCTACTGAGGAGGTAGATATGCCACCACATCCATTC ACGCAGCGCGGGGTTGCTTTTCAGAATACCACCATTCGACAGACATTGAGAGTGACGGCCGGCGGTGACTATGTCCGGATTCGCCTGTCCAACCAGTTTGGATTCGAGACATTGCACATCTCAAGAGCTGTGATTGCTGTTCCTCGACCATACAACTCAGTCGCTCCTAGTGGCTCTCCTTCGATCTTCAAGGATACAGCACAGCAGGTTCTGTTTGACGGCGAACAGCCGGCTTTAGTACCAGGAGGCTCCCACGTGGTTTCAGACAGCCTCAAGTTCCCAATCAAAGCGGGGCAGATTCTTTCAATTAccatctttctcaagaatGGCCAAAATTCTCAACAGATCACCTCCCATCCAGGCAGTCGCACAGACTCCTGGCTTTGTTATGGCGACCAGTCGATGGCATCTGAACTCTCCGGGCCTGATCTACAAGCTTCAACACATTGGTATTTCCTCTCTGGAGTCGAAATACGTGTCGATGCTGCTCACCACGGAACCCTGGTTCTCCTGGGCGACAGTATAACTGACGGGCGCTGCAGCACAGATAATGCAAACAATCGCTGGCCAGATCTTCTGTTTGACCGCATGCAGCAGCATCCATTCGCACAGAATatgtccatcatcaaccaggCCGTAGGTGGTGGGAGGATTCTACGAGATGGAAAAGGACCAAGTCTTTTGAGCCGTCTAGATCGCGACACTATTGCTCAGCCAGGCCGACGTTACATCCTGGTTTTTCATGGAGTGAATGACCTGGGCACGGCAGATTCTGACCCAGTATCGCTTCAAGAGGTCACAAAAGCTCTTATGAAGGCATATCGCCAGATTGTCTCGCGTTGCCATGCACACGGTTTACATGTTTTGGGTGCCACTATTGGTCCTATGGGTGGTAACGAACCTTACGGAACCTGCGAATTGCGTGAAAGGGCGCGCCAGGAGTTGAACGATTGGATTCGGAAGTCTTGCGTATTTGATGCCCTGGTAGACTTTGACTATGTTTTGCGATCTACCAAGGATAATAGTCGATTGAAGGAGGAGTATGATTCTGGAGACCATTTACACCCAAACATTGTAGCGTTCGAAGCAATGGCAGGTGCATTTCCATTGGATGTATTTAAGCAATTCGAATCATAG
- a CDS encoding probable alpha-glucuronidase precursor codes for MFPPESGIDGWLRYAPLSESLRSLHKPVSSIIALSTNPTSPVFIAGAELRCGIERILGQSVRVGSHFHGDARDSIIVGTVSALKANGGHPLLQSVPALDEDGFWLGTNVNGSNDIHIVGQNERGALYGAFEYLSLLAQGKLAKTNVQQAYNPGAAIRYVNEWDNLDGSIERGYGGKSIFFCDGKVLTDLSRVRQYARLLASIRINGCIVNNVNSSHNLLNETNLDGLGRIADIMRPYGVRIGVSLFFDTPRGLAGLPTSDPLDPDVIKFWEDITTKLYKRVPDMLGYTIKANSEGQPGPLTYGRTLAQGANMFARALKPHGDGIVMYRAFVYNHHLDETDLKNDRANAAVEYFAHLDGEFEDNVIIQIKFGPIDFQIREPPSTLFAHLRKTPVICEFMVCQEYLGQQSHYVYMAPEWETILSFDMRIDDKPSLVRDIASGKVHGLNKGGYAAVTNIGNDPTWLGHHLSMSNLYAYGRLCWDATTPAQDILLDWIRLTFSAENQKVIDTICEIGMESWPTYEAYSGNLGIQTLCDILYTHYGPSPGSQDGNGWGQWTRADSKALGMDRTVATGTGFAAQYPPQVASQFERIETTPDDLLLWFHHVPYTHKLKSGKTVIQHIYDAHYEGSANAQTFVTRWASLKGLIDDARFEHVAFKLAYQAGHSLAWRDSVNNFYLAKCGIPDDKNRVGNYPWRIEAENMHLSGYTIVDVTPPEAASRGRAIVASSLEKAAATTKLSFPSRRCDIAVNYFDHTGGHARYELLLDGKIVGEWTSNLDTRLGHDFSEYLDGHSATRVYFRGVDVREGAELTVIGYPDEKDLAPLDYISFLPEGVVD; via the coding sequence ATGTTTCCCCCAGAGAGCGGAATTGATGGTTGGCTGCGATATGCCCCTCTATCCGAGAGCTTGCGCAGCCTCCATAAGCCAGTATCTAGCATCATTGCACTGAGCACCAACCCAACAAGCCCAGTCTTTATCGCTGGAGCGGAACTTCGATGTGGCATCGAACGTATCCTCGGACAAAGCGTTAGGGTTGGCTCTCACTTTCACGGTGACGCTAGAGACTCAATCATAGTCGGCACTGTGTCAGCTCTGAAAGCGAATGGAGGACATCCTCTCCTTCAGTCGGTACCTGCCCTTGATGAAGACGGATTTTGGCTCGGTACAAATGTTAATGGAAGCAATGACATTCACATTGTCGGCCAAAATGAGCGAGGAGCCCTATATGGAGCATTCGAATACCTTTCTCTCCTTGCACAAGGAAAACTGGCCAAGACCAATGTCCAACAGGCATACAACCCCGGAGCGGCTATCAGATATGTCAACGAATGGGACAACCTCGACGGTAGCATAGAAAGAGGTTACGGCGGCaagtccatcttcttctgtgaTGGAAAGGTCCTGACGGACCTGTCTCGCGTCCGCCAATATGCTCGCTTATTGGCCTCAATCCGCATCAATGGCTGCATCGTGAACAACGTCAACTCGAGCcacaatcttctcaacgaAACAAATCTCGATGGGCTCGGTCGAATCGCCGATATAATGCGTCCCTATGGAGTGCGTATTGGTGTTTCATTATTCTTCGACACTCCCCGAGGCCTTGCTGGTCTGCCAACATCAGATCCTCTCGATCCTGATGTCATCAAGTTCTGGGAGGATATCACGACTAAGCTGTACAAACGCGTACCGGATATGCTTGGATAcaccatcaaggccaactcGGAAGGTCAGCCGGGTCCTTTGACATATGGCCGAACACTTGCGCAGGGAGCCAACATGTTCGCTCGTGCCCTGAAACCTCACGGTGATGGCATCGTCATGTATCGCGCTTTTGTCTACAACCATCACCTGGATGAAACCGATCTCAAAAATGACCGAGCCAATGCTGCGGTTGAGTATTTCGCCCACCTTGATGGCGAGTTCGAAGATAACGTCATTATCCAGATTAAGTTTGGTCCGATAGACTTCCAGATTCGCGAGCCCCCCTCGACTTTGTTTGCCCATCTCCGGAAGACCCCCGTGATCTGTGAATTCATGGTATGTCAGGAGTACCTGGGTCAGCAGTCGCACTACGTGTACATGGCACCAGAATGGGAGACAATTCTCAGCTTCGACATGCGAATTGATGACAAGCCTTCCCTTGTAAGAGACATCGCATCCGGCAAAGTCCACGGATTGAACAAGGGGGGTTATGCTGCAGTAACCAACATCGGGAACGACCCTACATGGCTGGGACACCATCTGTCTATGTCAAACCTCTATGCTTACGGTCGATTGTGTTGGGATGCAACTACTCCAGCGCAGGATATCCTGCTGGATTGGATTCGCCTGACATTCAGCGCAGAGAACCAGAAGGTGATAGACACCATATGCGAGATCGGGATGGAGTCCTGGCCTACATATGAAGCCTATAGCGGTAACCTCGGGATCCAAACCCTGTGTGACATCCTCTACACGCATTACGGCCCCAGCCCAGGTTCACAAGATGGGAACGGCTGGGGTCAATGGACTCGCGCAGATAGCAAGGCCCTCGGCATGGACCGCACCGTTGCCACTGGCACGGGCTTTGCAGCTCAATACCCACCTCAGGTCGCTTCTCAGTTTGAGAGGATCGAAACAACGCCAGATGATCTTCTTTTATGGTTTCATCATGTTCCTTATACGCATAAGCTCAAGTCTGGTAAGACTGTCATCCAACACATATACGATGCCCACTACGAAGGATCGGCAAATGCTCAGACCTTTGTGACGAGGTGGGCATCCCTGAAGGGCCTCATTGACGATGCTCGCTTTGAGCACGTTGCGTTCAAGCTTGCGTATCAAGCAGGCCACTCACTGGCTTGGCGTGACTCGGTGAACAACTTTTATCTGGCCAAGTGCGGCATCCCGGATGATAAGAACCGTGTTGGGAACTACCCATGGCGTATAGAGGCCGAGAACATGCATTTGAGTGGCTATACCATTGTTGACGTAACCCCCCCTGAAGCAGCGTCTCGTGGACGTGCCATCGTGGCATCATCGTTAGAAAAGGCCGCTGCAACCACGAAACTGTCGTTCCCCTCAAGGAGATGTGATATCGCCGTCAATTACTTTGATCACACTGGTGGGCATGCACGATACGAGCTTCTCCTAGATGGAAAGATTGTTGGAGAGTGGACTAGTAACCTTGACACGCGGCTCGGCCATGACTTCTCAGAGTATCTAGACGGACACTCGGCCACTAGAGTTTACTTCCGTGGTGTTGATGTACGAGAGGGCGCCGAGCTGACTGTAATCGGTTACCCAGATGAAAAGGACCTGGCACCACTGGATTACATCTCGTTTTTGCCGGAAGGCGTGGTGGATTAA
- a CDS encoding probable maltose permease (MalP) — protein MAEKRAESIEMAPPDGHHGWTGDTSAEARAATEAEHSLNIRQAIQKYPKACFWSCVVSLVIIMDGYDTALLGSLFAFPDFQKRFGIANPAKPGTYQLEPKWQTALGLASSLGGIVGIFFNTWMTERIGHKKTLLISLFWLTGTIFISFFAPSVEVLFVGQLLCGLGWGVFTTMGPAYASEVAPVVLRAYLETYVVLCWGIGQLLSYAVLDSLVGNKSIWAWRIPFAVQWVWPVIIAPLMFFCPESPWWLVRSGKLEEAKKSLKRLTSMSDQELQNQLSLMVETTELERSITEGASYLDCVRGSNLWRTEIACVAWASQVLVGFGVSSYATYFFEQAGMSTKNAYKLTVGQGGLHFVTVLLSVFIVARHGRRSIYIWGCLLMSAAMFVIGFVAIPSQSSATGGVSAAFYYVWYSTYEMTIGPIAYIIVAEVSSTRLRSKTIGLARNAYNVINIAATCVVPHILNPTAANWKGKSAFLAAGFCILCAVWAWFRLPELKGRTYEELDILFTKDLSAREFKGYEFDNNIDIDEKLGVEHKE, from the coding sequence ATGGCAGAAAAGCGCGCCGAATCCATTGAGATGGCGCCACCAgatggccatcatggctggacCGGCGACACTTCTGCTGAGGCTCGCGCGGCCACAGAGGCAGAACATTCCCTCAACATCCGCCAGGCCATCCAGAAATACCCCAAGGCCTGTTTCTGGTCCTGCGTTGTGTCGCTAGTAATCATCATGGATGGTTACGATACAGCCCTCCTCGGGTCACTCTTCGCCTTTCCCGACTTCCAAAAGCGCTTCGGCATTGCCAATCCTGCCAAGCCAGGTACATACCAGCTCGAGCCTAAATGGCAGACAGCTCTTGGCCTGGCTAGTTCCCTGGGAGGCATCGTTGGTATTTTCTTCAACACGTGGATGACGGAGAGGATCGGACACAAAAAGACACTTCTGATCTCTTTATTCTGGTTGACTGgaaccatcttcatctccttctttgccCCGTCAGTCGAGGTTCTGTTTGTTGGTCAACTGCTTTGTGGGCTAGGATGGGGTGTCTTCACCACAATGGGGCCTGCGTATGCCTCTGAAGTCGCACCGGTTGTCCTTCGTGCGTACCTTGAGACCTACGTTGTCCTATGCTGGGGCATTGGTCAGCTCCTCTCTTATGCTGTTCTGGACTCACTTGTTGGTAACAAGAGTATCTGGGCCTGGAGGATTCCCTTTGCCGTGCAGTGGGTATGGCCTGTTATCATCGCACCTCTGATGTTCTTCTGCCCCGAGTCTCCTTGGTGGCTGGTCCGCAGTGGAAAattggaagaagccaagaaatCCCTGAAGAGGCTCACATCAATGTCAGACCAAGAGCTTCAGAACCAGCTATCTCTCATGGTGGAAACAACGGAGCTGGAGCGCAGCATCACAGAGGGAGCTTCGTATCTCGATTGCGTCAGGGGCTCCAACCTCTGGCGCACGGAAATCGCATGTGTTGCCTGGGCGAGTCAAGTCCTCGTTGGCTTTGGTGTCTCCTCATATGCCACTTACTTTTTCGAACAAGCCGGCATGTCGACCAAGAACGCTTACAAGTTGACTGTTGGCCAAGGCGGTCTTCACTTTGTCACCGTCCTTCTGTCCGTTTTCATCGTCGCGCGACATGGACGGCGATCGATTTACATTTGGGGCTGCCTCCTTATGTCCGCTGCCATGTTTGTGATTGGCTTCGTAGCTATCCCAAGCCAAAGTAGTGCCACAGGAGGTGTGTCTGCAGCCTTCTACTACGTCTGGTACTCTACCTACGAGATGACCATTGGTCCAATTGCCTacatcatcgtcgccgaGGTCTCCTCTACGCGCCTGCGCTCCAAGACAATTGGTCTCGCTCGTAATGCCTACAACGTCATCAATATTGCGGCCACATGCGTTGTTCCTCATATACTGAACCCCACTGCTGCAAACTGGAAGGGTAAATCTGCTTTTCTGGCTGCGGGCTTTTGTATCCTCTGCGCCGTTTGGGCTTGGTTTCGTCTTCCTGAGCTAAAGGGTCGCACGTACGAGGAGCTCGACATTTTATTCACTAAAGATCTAAGTGCTCGGGAGTTCAAGGGCTACGAATTCGATAATAATATCGACATTGATGAGAAGCTGGGTGTTGAGCATAAAGAATGA
- a CDS encoding GIT1-Glycerophosphoinositol transporter also able to mediate low-affinity phosphate transport: MSNTEPGDIAGTNDAQYESKTANASISDEGSTQDVIRRRQRISDLFTIICAGAALISDGYQNNLMTMSNVLFKKEYPEQYTSSVSTRVSNALLVGEIIGQIAIGLTCDYLGRKTAIVLTTMCIVIGGILATAAHGTTIDGMFWMLTVARGIVGFGTGGEYPASSTSASESANERALNKRGPIFILVTNLPLSFGGPLAVSIFMVVLSAAGIDNLSTVWRVCFGIGILLPLTVFYFRICMLNSKLYRQGAIKRRVPYALVIRYYWKTLIGTCGAWFLYDFVTFPNGVFSGTILASVVPEGGNTLLHTAEWQLLLGCIALPGVFIGAWMCDRVGRKNTMMIGFAGYLVFGLIIGCAYEKITKIVPLFVVFYGLMQSSGNLGPGDMLGLLSSESYATSVRGTCYGISAALGKTGAAVGTQAFKPIQLTLGKRWTFIIAAICGITGVLVTYFFIPNVTGEDLSKNDERFRAYLVSHGWDGEMGDGEWKGPADSPEAIATQDNAPIEKAE; this comes from the coding sequence ATGTCTAACACTGAACCGGGCGACATCGCGGGCACCAACGATGCTCAGTATGAAAGCAAGACTGCCAATGCTTCCATCAGCGATGAAGGCTCAACGCAAGATGTCATACGTCGTCGCCAAAGGATATCAGACCTCTTTACAATTATTTGTGCAGGAGCAGCACTCATATCAGACGGTTATCAAAACAACTTGATGACAATGTCGAATGTGCTCTTCAAAAAGGAATATCCTGAGCAGTACACTTCGTCCGTCAGCACTCGGGTATCCAATGCTCTCCTCGTTGGCGAGATTATCGGTCAGATTGCCATTGGTCTCACATGCGACTATCTCGGACGAAAGACGGCCATTGTACTAACCACAATGTGCATTGTCATCGGCGGTATCCTGGCCACAGCGGCACACGGCACGACAATCGACGGCATGTTCTGGATGCTGACAGTGGCTCGAGGCATCGTCGGCTTTGGAACTGGTGGTGAGTATCCCGCCAGTAGCACATCTGCTTCTGAGTCTGCCAATGAGCGAGCATTGAACAAACGAGGACCGATATTCATCCTTGTTACAAATTTGCCGCTATCTTTTGGAGGTCCGCTTGCAGTCTCTATCTTTATGGTTGTTCTCTCAGCCGCTGGAATTGACAATCTCTCGACTGTATGGCGTGTCTGTTTCGGAATCGGGATCTTGCTGCCTCTCACTGTCTTTTATTTCCGAATATGCATGCTAAACTCGAAGCTCTACCGACAGGGGGCAATTAAGCGAAGGGTTCCTTATGCCCTCGTTATTCGCTACTATTGGAAAACTCTCATAGGAACTTGTGGTGCTTGGTTTCTGTACGACTTTGTCACATTTCCCAATGGGGTCTTCTCAGGTACCATCCTTGCCTCCGTCGTACCCGAAGGCGGCAACACCCTTTTACACACGGCAGAATGGCAGCTCCTGCTTGGTTGCATTGCTCTGCCTGGTGTATTCATTGGTGCTTGGATGTGCGACAGAGTTGGAAGGAAGAACACCATGATGATAGGGTTCGCAGGGTATTTGGTGTTTGGTCTGATCATTGGCTGTGCATATGAAAAAATTACCAAGATTGTCCccttgtttgttgttttctATGGTCTTATGCAGTCTTCTGGAAATCTTGGTCCTGGAGATATGCTTGGTCTGCTTTCGTCCGAAAGCTACGCCACAAGTGTCCGCGGGACATGTTATGGCATCAGCGCGGCGCTTGGTAAGACTGGAGCAGCTGTAGGAACTCAGGCTTTCAAGCCCATTCAACTCACTCTGGGAAAGCGCTGGACGTTTATTATTGCTGCCATTTGTGGCATAACAGGAGTCTTGGTGACATACTTCTTTATTCCGAATGTCACTGGAGAGGACTTGAGCAAGAATGATGAGAGGTTCCGTGCATATCTTGTTAGTCATGGATGGGACGGAGAGATGGGGGATGGGGAATGGAAAGGTCCTGCTGATAGTCCTGAAGCAATTGCCACTCAAGACAATGCTCCTATAGAGAAAGCAGAATAA
- a CDS encoding related to dienelactone hydrolase family protein → MSCPQCFSGHVNLGSPTGRWETVHGLRTYIAEPPAGKSTKAIIVIIPDAFGVDFVNNQILADHYASAADYLVYLPDFMDGSAAPFRTMINMAHLWDETGSWLSKPYYLFATMLDFVPFLIRNRFSVCWPRVTGFLSQLQQHKDAGLPVGIAGFCWGGLHTVRLTHDTAETKTSSGRALADAFFTAHPSSVDVAHDIGNVARPLSIAIGDDDGVMGIKQVRQAESILEGRDVDTSVVVYPGAKHGFAVRASRAEPDSKETRQAEEAEEQAIAWFKKYFEVTS, encoded by the exons ATGTCGTGTCCTCAGTGCTTTTCCGGTCATGTCAATCTAGGCTCTCCTACTGGTCGTTGGGAAACCGTCCATGGCCTTCGAACCTACATTGCAGAACCCCCCGCCGGCAAGAGCACGAAAGCTATTATTGTCATAATTCCTGACGCTTTCGGCGTTGACTTTGTTAACAATCAAATTCTGGCGGATCATTATGCTTCAGCTGCTGACTATCTGGTTTACTTACCTGACTTCATGGACG GCAGTGCTGCGCCTTTCAGGACCATGATTAATATGGCACACCTTTGGGATGAGACTGGATCTTGGTTGTCTAAACC ATACTATCTCTTCGCTACTATGCTAGACTTTGTCCCATTTCTAATTCGAAACCGCTTCAGTGTTTGTTGGCCAAGGGTGACTGGCTTCTTGAGTCAGCTCCAACAGCACAAAGATGCAGGTCTTCCTGTTGGAATTGCGGGCTTCTGCTGGGGAGGACTCCACACTGTGAGACTCACCCATGACACAGCAGAAACCAAAACGTCTAGTGGCCGCGCACTAGCAGATGCGTTTTTCACTGCCCATCCAAGTAGCGTTGATGTCGCACATGACATAGGCAATGTCGCGCGCCCGCTCTCTATTGCaattggcgacgatgatggtgtgATGGGAATTAAGCAAGTGCGACAAGCCGAATCAATCTTGGAGGGCAGAGATGTTGATACAAGCGTGGTGGTTTACCCTGGAGCAAAGCATGGGTTCGCGGTTCGCGCAAGCAGGGCAGAGCCAGATTCAAAGGAGACGCGACAGGCAGAGGAGGCTGAAGAACAGGCTATTGCCTGGTTCAAGAAGTACTTTGAAGTTACCTCATAG